A window of uncultured Gellertiella sp. genomic DNA:
GGAATATGAGGCCCATCGCCTCGGCCAGGAAATCGACGGCGAAACCTATCTGAAGGCCGATGCCTCCTGGTTCCGCTCCATCGTCTCGGGCGTGGTGCGCGATCAGGCCAAGCTCGACCCGATGATTCGCGGTGCGCTGATGGATGACTGGCCGTTGTCGCGGCTGGACAGCACGGTGCGGGCAATCCTGCGTGCCGGCTGCTTCGAGCTCATCGAACGCCGGGACGTGCCGGTGCCGGTCATCGTTACCGAATATGTCGAAATCGCCCACGCCTTCTTCGACGACGAAGAGCCGAAGCTGGTCAATGCAGTGCTCGACCGGATTGCCAAACAGGTGCGGAGCGTCACCAGGAAATAGGTCTCAGAAGGACAGGATGACCGGCATGAGCGTGGGAAGCGTCGAGGGACTTGAAGGCCAGCTTCGCGCGGCCCGGTGCAATGTCTATATCCTGACGGCGGCGCAGGCGGTGCTTGGCTCCGCCGGACCGATTTCCTTTGCGGTCGGCAGTCTGGCCGGGCACCAGCTGCTCGGGCTCGACAAGTCGCTGGCAACCGCCCCTCTCACCGGCTTCAACATTGGCGTGGCCATCGGCGCGGTGCTGATTGCCGCCGTCAGCCGCCTGATTGGCCGCAAGGCAAGCTTCATGCTCGGCGGGCTGGCACTGGCCTCGGGCGGCGCGCTCGCCGCGATTGCGCTCTACCGCGCCGATTTCTGGATGTTTGCCGCCTCGCTGATGCTGATCGGCATGTCCTCCGGCTTTACCCAGAAGATCCGCTTTGCCGCCGCCGATGCCTCGCCTTCCTTCTACAAGCCACGCGCGATCTCGTGGATTCTGGCGGGCGGCATCGTTTCGGCAATTGTCGGGTCGCAGGTGGCTATTCTCGCCAAGAACCTGCTGGCACCGGTGTTGTTTGCCGGGTCCTTCGTCGCCCTCGTGCCGCTCGGCCTGCTTGCCGTCGTGGTGCTGGGCTTCGTCCGGCTTCCAGCCCTTGCACGGGGCGAGGGGAAGGGCAGGGCGACCGGTCGGCCGCTGAGGGACATCATCCTGACCCAGCGCTTCATCACCGGCATGATCTGCGGCATCGGCTCCTATGCGCTGATGACCTTCATGATGACCGGCGCGCCGCTTGCCATGGTGGTCGGCTGCGGCTTCTCGCCCGACATGGCGACGCTCGGCATCCAGTGGCATGTGCTGGCGATGTTCGCGCCGAGCTTCTTCACCGGCATGCTGATCACCCGGTTCGGCACCGAACGGGTGGTGGCGGCTGGCCTCCTCATCCTGATCGGCTGCGCCATCGTCGCCCATATGGGCGTCGCCTTGTGGAATTTCTGGGGGGCGCTGATCCTGCTCGGCCTCGGCTGGAATTTCGGCTTCATCGGATCGACCGCCATCGTCGCCTCCAGCTACCGGCCCGAAGAGGCCGACAAGGTGCAGGGTTTCCACGACATCATCCTGTTCGGCACGGTAGCGCTTGCCTCCTTTGCCTCGGGCAAGATCTTTGCTGCCTTCGGCTGGGCGGCTATCGCGCTCGCCGTCTGGCCGGTGGCGATCGGCTGCCTGGCGCTGCTCTCGGCGCTGATGCTGAAAAACAGGGCATCTGCCTGAGCCTCGCGCTTTACCGCCCGCAAAGTCGATTTGCCGTTTGTCACCAAAGAACGGGCGGATGCCGCATCCCGCCCAAAAATCGCGCGTCTTTCCTTCGATTCCATGGCTTTACGGGACTTGACGCAAGGGAAACCAAAACGCAATCTCCCGCAGGCGAGGGACCGGCGGCGGAGGAGGCAGCCATCCCGAGTCATTCATAGCCGGGGGCGATATCTCCGGCGCTACGGGAGGAAAATGCGAAATGACCATTCTATTTGGCGTTATCGCGTGCGGGTTGCTGTCGGTGGTCTATGCCATCTGGGCAACGCAATCGGTGCTCGCCGCCGATCAGGGCAATGCCCGCATGCAAGAGATTGCAGGCTTCATTCGCGAAGGGGCACAAGCCTATCTCACGCGCCAGTACAGAACCATCGCCGTCGTCGGGGTTATTGTTTTCATCGCCGCATGGCTGCTTCTCTCAAAGGAAGCGGCCTTCGGATTTCTGATTGGTGCGGTGCTTTCGGGTGTGGCCGGTTTCATCGGCATGCATGTCTCGGTGCGGGCCAATGTGCGCACGGCGCAGGCCTCAGCCAAAAGCCTTTCCGCCGGTCTCGACATCGCCTTCAAGTCGGGCGCGATCACCGGCATGCTGGTGGCCGGTCTCGCCCTGCTCGGCGTGTCGATCTACTATCTCATCCTGACAAAGGGCCTCGGCCATGCCAGCGGCTCGCGTGAGGTCACCGATGCGCTGGTGGCGCTCGGCTTCGGCGCGTCGCTGATCTCGATCTTCGCCCGTCTCGGCGGCGGCATCTTCACCAAGGGGGCCGATGTCGGCGGCGACCTCGTCGGCAAGGTGGAAGCGGGCATTCCCGAAGACGATCCGCGCAACCCGGCCACCATCGCCGACAATGTCGGCGACAACGTTGGCGACTGCGCCGGCATGGCCGCCGACCTGTTCGAAACCTATGCGGTCTCGGTCGTCGCCACGATGGTTCTCGGCTCGATCTTCTTTGCCGGAACCCCCGTACTGGACAGCATCATGCTCTACCCGCTGGCGATCTGCGGCGCGTCGATCATCACCTCGATCATCGGCACCTTCTTCGTCAAGCTCGGGGCCGACAATTCGATCATGGGCGCGCTCTATCGCGGCCTGCTCGTCACCGGCGGCCTGTCGATCATCGGGCTTGCAGGTGCGACCTCGATGACCATCGGCTGGGGTGATGTCACCACTGCCACGGTCGGTGAAGTCGTCAACGGCACTTCGCTGTTCATCTGCGGCCTGATCGGCCTCGTGGTGACGGCGCTGATCGTGGTGATCACCGAATACTATACCGGCACCAACAAGCGTCCGGTCAATTCGATTGCCCAGGCCTCGGTCACCGGCCACGGCACGAATGTCATCCAGGGTCTGGCCGTCTCGCTGGAATCGACCGCCCTTCCGGCACTCGTCATCGTCGCCGGGATCATCTTCACCTACAAGTTCGGCGGCCTGTTCGGCACTGGCATTGCGGTCACCGCCATGCTCGGACTTGCCGGCATGATCGTCGCGCTCGATGCCTTCGGCCCGGTCACCGACAATGCCGGCGGCATCGCGGAAATGGCGCATCTGCCGCCTGATGTCCGCAAGGTCACCGATGCACTGGATGCGGTGGGCAACACCACCAAGGCAGTCACCAAGGGCTACGCCATCGGTTCTGCCGGTCTCGGCGCGCTGGTGCTGTTTGCCGCCTATTCCAAGGATCTCGCCTATTATGCCAGCCATGGCGACCAGTTCCCCTATTTCAAGGATATCGGAACCGTCTCCTTCGATCTCTCCAACCCCTATGTGGTGGCGGGGCTGATCTTTGGTGGCATGATCCCCTATCTGTTCGGGGGCATTGCCATGACCGCCGTCGGACGGGCCGCAGGCGCCATCGTCGAGGAAGTCCGTCGCCAGTTCCGCGACAATGCCGGCATCATGGAAGGCACCGTCAAGCCGGACTATGGTCGCGCGGTGGATATCCTCACCAGGGCCGCGATCCGCGAGATGATCGTGCCATCGCTGCTGCCGGTACTGGCACCGCTGGTCGTCTATTTCGGCGTGCTGCTGATTTCGGGTTCCAAGGCCTCGGCCTTTGCGGCACTCGGGGCCTCGCTGCTCGGCGTGATCGTCAACGGCCTGTTCGTGGCGATCTCGATGACCTCGGGCGGCGGCGCCTGGGACAATGCCAAGAAGAGCTTCGAGGACGGTTTCGTCGACAAGGACGGCGTGCGCCACATGAAGGGATCGGATGCCCACAAGGCCTCCGTGACCGGCGACACGGTCGGTGACCCCTACAAGGACACGGCAGGACCTGCCGTCAATCCGGCGATCAAGATCACCAACATCGTCGCCCTCCTGCTGCTGGCGGTTCTCGCCTGACACCAGACACCCCGGCTTCACCGAGGCCGGGGGTGTCACACATGAAAAAACCGCGCCGGAGCGATCCGGCGCGGTTTTCAACTTGTCACGCCATCGGGCCTTACTTGGTCGACAGGCCGCTGATGGCGCTCTTGGCTGCAGCTGCGCCGGTGTTGCCGCTCAGGAGCTGTTGCAGGAAGGTCAGGTCCTTGCCGCCGGTGGGGGTGATGCGGTTGATGAGGTCGAAGACCTTGCCGTCCTTCAGCGTGTAGTTCGAGCGCTGCTTCACCACGCCATCCTTGTCGAAATAGATCGCCAGAACGCTCTGGTCGACGATTTTCGGCTTCATGAAGGCAACCGGTCGCTCGCGCTTCTGCGAGATGTAATAGAACACCTCATTGTCGAAGGTGGCAGTGGTCGAGGGGGAGCCCAACGACAGCAGCACCTGCTCGCGGCTCGATCCTTCCGGCACGAGGGCGAGGGACTGCTGGTCCACCACATAGCCACTGTTCATGACTTCGCCGACCGAAGTGCAGCCGGCCAGCGCCGAGGCGGAAAGCGCCACTGCCAGGGCCACGCTGCCAAACCATGTCTTGTCAGTACCGAAATACCGTCTCACCAACGACATCTCCCTTGAAATATCCGATCCCGGGACAGCGGCTGCCATCCCTCCACCTGAAGTCCATATCATTATGGCGTTTCAGGGATGAAAGGCCCCAAATCGCCGCAGTTCTCCGGAATTGCCGCGCAAGCCAATCCGCCCGGTTGATCGTTGCCAATAAACCGCATTGCAATTCATGCCTGCTTCGGTAAACCAGCTTTCCAGTTCATGCAACACGGCTGCTGGCCCCGCATCCTGTTTTGATGCTCAAAATCTCGGGAACCCAATGATTTTCGAACGATTCCGCAATCGACGCCACAATCAGGCGATTGCCATCCGCCAATATGAGGCGCTGACCTCTGCGTCACGCCTGCCGCTCTTCTTCACCGATTACGGCATCCCCGACACCGTCATGGGGCGGTTCGAGATGGTGACCGTGGTGATGATCCTGTTTTTCCGCCGGACATCGACATCGCCGACCAGCGGGCAGGAACTGGCGCAGGCGGTCATCGACCTGTTTTTCCAGGATCTGGATCATGCCATGCGCGAACTCGGCATCGGCGATGTCGGCGTGCCGAAGCGGATGAAGAAATTTGCGGGCATGTTCTATGGCCGGCTGGAGTCTTATGCCCGGGCGCTGGAAGACAGGGATGCGGCGGCGCTTGTCGCAGCCCTTCGCCGCAATGTCCATCCGGGCATCGAGGATGCGCCGGACATGACACCGCTTGCCCTCTATATGCTCAATGCCGAGGCCGGTTTGAAACAGGTCACGGAAGACGAGATCGCGACCGGGTCGCTCATCCTGCCCGCGCCTGAAAACCGGGGAGACGGACAATGAAGAACCGCACGATTGCTCTGACAGACAATCCCTTTTCCTATCTGGTGAAGGTCGGTCATATCTCCGCCAATCCGGTATCCGTGACGCTGAGCGCCGATCCGCGCGAATGCGAGGGGCTTGCTGCTCTGTGGAAGGTGGAAAAGGTCGGCTCGCTGGTGGCGCGGCTGCAGATTTCGCGCTGGAAGAAGGATGGTGTGCGGATTCGCGGCGAGGTGGAGGCGGAGATCGTCCAGGCCTGCAGTGTGACTCTGGAGCCGGTCCCGGCCCGGATCAGCGAGACCATCGACCAGATCTTCATCCCCGAAGGCTCGAAGCTGGCGCGGATTGCCACCGACAATGGCGAGATGTTCGTCGATCCCGACGGGCCTGACCTGCCGGAACTGTTTGTCGGCGATACGATCGATGCCGGCACGGTTGTCGCCGAATTCGCGGCCATGGCGATTGATCCCTATCCCCGCAAGCCGGGCGTGGATTTCAGCGGCCATATCGAGGATGACGGCAGCAGGGACACCAAACCCTCGGCCTTTTCCGCATTAAAGGACTGGAAGAAGGACTAAAGTGGCTTGCCCGGACACAATTCTGCTGTAAGCAGGTGGAAGACGGTTATTTGGGCCCAATTACGCCTTTTGGGCGGCATGCAAGGATCAGGAACGCGTGATCAGGATTTCTCTGGACGTTATGGGTGGGGATTTTGGTCCTGATATTGTCATTCCCGGAGCCGCCATTGCGCTGGACCGGCACCCCGACGCCACCTTCCTGCTGTTCGGCAACAAGGCGGTGTGCGAGCCGCTGCTCGACCGGTTTCCGAAACTGAAGGCCAAGTGCACCCTGCATGATTGCGAGGTGGCGATTGCCATGGATGAAAAGCCGAGCCAGGCCCTGCGGCGCGGCCGCTATGTCTCGTCGATGTGGCGCTCCATCGAGGCGGTGAAAACCGGCAATGCCGATGTCGCGGTATCGGCGGGCAATACCGGCGCGCTGATGGCGATGGCGAAATTCTGCCTGCGCACCATGGCCAATATCGAACGTCCCGCCATCGCGGCGATCTGGCCGACGGCCAAGGGCGAAAGCGTCGTGCTTGATGTCGGTGCCTCCATCGGGGCCGACAGCCAGCAACTGATCGATTTTGCCATCATGGGCAGCGCCATGGCGCGGGCGCTCCTGGAAATCCGCCGCCCGACGGTCGGCCTGCTGAATGTCGGCGTCGAGGAGATCAAGGGCCAGGAAGAGGTGCGCGAGGCCGGCCGGGTGCTGCGCGAGGCGCAGCTCGAAACGCTCGACTATACCGGCTATGTCGAGGGCGACGACCTCGGCAAGGGCACTGTCGATGTGGTTGTCACCGAAGGCTACAGCGGCAACATCGCTCTGAAGACCGCCGAAGGCACCGCCCGCCAGATTGCCAGCTATCTGAAGGCCGCGATGTCGCGCACCCTGCTGTCGCGCATGGGTTATATCCTCGCCAAGGGCGCCTTCGACATGCTGCGCGACAAGCTCGATCCGCGCAAGGTCAATGGCGGCGTGTTCCTCGGCCTCAACGGCATCGTCATCAAGAGCCATGGCGGCACGGATGCCGAAGGCTTCGCCGCCGCCATCGATGTCGGCTATGACATGGTGCGCAACGGCCTTACACAGAAAATCGAAAACGACTTGAAAATCTATCATGCGAAATACCCCTCCCGGGTTGGCCACGGCGCAGCCCAGGAGCAGGGTCAATGATCGGCATGAGGGGCGGAGAAGAACAAGAATGATCCGTGCAGTAGTACGCGGTTTCGGGGCAGCGCTGCCGAAACAGGTTGTCACCAACCGCGAGCTTGAATCCCGTGTGGAAACCTCCGACGAGTGGATAGTCCAGCGCACCGGCATACGTCAGCGCTATATCGCGGGCGAGGGGGAAACCACCGCATCTCTGGGCGCGGAGGCCGCACGGGCAGCGCTTGCCAATGCCGGGATGAGCGTCGACGATATCGACATGATCATCGTCGCCACCTCGACGCCGGACAACACCTTTCCGGCAACCGCCGTCAATATCCAGAACCGGCTCGGCATGAAGCACGGCTTTGCCTTCGACATGCAGGCGGTCTGCTCGGGCTTCGTCTTCGCGGTCGCCACCGCCGATACCTATATCAGGGGCGGCATGGCGAAGCGGGTGCTGGTGATCGGGGCCGAAACCTTCTCGCGCATCCTCGACTGGGAAGACCGCACCACCTGCGTGCTGTTCGGCGACGGGGCAGGGGCGATCATCCTCGAAGCCAGCGAAGAGGCGGGCACCAATGCCGACCGGGGCGTGCTGACATCCAGCCTGCGCTCCGATGGCTCCCACAAGGACAAGCTCTATGTCGATGGCGGCCCGTCGACGACAGGCACCGTCGGCCATCTCCGGATGGAAGGCCGTGAAGTGTTCAAGCATGCCGTCGGCATGATCACCGATGTCATCGTCGCGGCCTTTGCGGCAACCGGCACGACGGCGGATGACCTCGACTGGCTGGTGCCGCATCAGGCCAACCGCCGGATCATCGAGGGCTCGGCGAAAAAGCTCAATATTCCCATGGAGAAGGTCGTCGTTACCGTCGATCTGCACGGCAATACGTCCGCCGCCTCCATCCCGCTGGCACTCGCCACCGCTGCATCGGACGGACGCATCAGGCAGGGCGACCTGGTGATGCTCGAGGCCATGGGCGGCGGATTCACCTGGGGCGCGGTGCTTCTGCGCTGGTAGGGTGTTGCAGTGATTAGGTAATTCCGAACAAGCGCTTGACCGTTCCCCGCAAGGGCAATAATCTCCGCACGGTTTCACAATCAAAACAACGAAACTGGGTGGGGAATCATGGCTGGAAAGACAGTAACACGCGCTGATCTTGCGGAATCGGTATTCCGGAAGGTCGGACTGTCGCGGACGGAATCCGCCGAACTGGTGGAAACGGTTCTCGATGAGATCTGCGGGGCCATCGTGCGCGGTGAGACCGTCAAACTGTCCTCCTTTGCCACCTTCCAGGTGCGCGACAAGAACGAGCGCATCGGTCGCAATCCGAAGACCGGCGAGGAAGTGCCGATCTCGCCGCGCCGGGTGATGACCTTCAAGGCTTCCAACGTGCTGAAACAGCGCATCCTCAAGGCCCATGCCATCAGGAAATCAAAACAGAAGCCGCAAAACCCGGCAGCGTGACGGGGAGGCGGCGACGGCGGTACCCCGAGTGTACCCTCACGGCGATTTCCTCTCCGACGCGCAAAAACAGTTGAATATCTTGCTGCAAACCGTTGAAATCCAGCCAATTCGGTTGTGAACTGCGCAAGCGTCAGTCTTGGGCGCCTGAGGAGAGAGTGTTGGACAAAAGCCCGGATGCTTTCAGGACCATCAGCGAGGTGGCCGATGATCTCGACCTGCCGCAGCATGTCTTGCGCTTCTGGGAGACCCGTTTCCCGCAGATCAAGCCGCTGAAGCGCGGCGGCGGGCGGCGCTATTACCGGCCTGACGATGTCGATCTGCTGAAGGGCATCCGCCATCTGCTCTATGATCACGGCTATACGATCAAGGGCGTCCAGAAACTGCTGAAGACCAATGGCAACAAGTTCGTGGCGGCGATTGCGACCGGCGACCTCGCCACCGTCGAGGCGCTGGCAGCGGCTGGCGAGGAAAGCGGTGCCGAGCCCAAGGTGCATGTGCCCGACGAGGACCAGATCGTCGGCCGGGCGAAGGCTCCGATCACCCGGCGCTTCTTCAATTTCGGCGGCAATGACGACGATGCGCCGGAAATCTCCGTCGGGCGCGGCCATGTCGGCAAGGAAGACCGGGCACTGCTGCAGGAAGCGCTCTATGATTTGCTGGAGTGCAAGCGGCTGCTCGACCAGGTGCGCTGATGCCTCTGGTGCTGGCCAGGGCCAGCCTTGACGACCTCTCCTTCATCATGGCGACGGAACGGCTTCCCGGCTATGCGACGCTGGTGGGCCGCTGGGACGAGGACGCCCATCGCATGGCCTTTGCCGATCCCGCCTACCGCTATTTTCGTGCCGATGTCGATGATGCGCCGACAGGTTTCGTGCTGGTGCAGGGCTGGGCCGCAGCCAGCCGCGTCTGCCTGATCAAACGCGTTGCGGTTGCCCGTCCCGGCCATGGCATCGGACCGGCAATGGTAAGCGCCGTGCTCGACCGGATATTTGCCGACACCGACGCCTATCGGGTCTCGATCGGCTGCTTTCCCGACAATCTGAGGGCCCGAAAGGCCTATGACCGGGCGGGATTCGTGGCCGAGGGGATCAGCCGCGGCAGTGCCTATTTTCACGGCGAACACCGGGATGAACTGGTGCTCGCCATCCTGCGCCCCGAATGGCAGGCGCGGGCAGCCTTCCACTGAATCTGAGGCTGTGGCGCGCGGTTCGCTCAATCAGGCTCGTCGGCGATGTTTCTGGCAACGGCGGGACCGGCCTCATACCAGCGTCGGCTGTGGTTGACGATCCAGACGACCGAAAGCATCACAGGGACTTCGATCAGCACACCGACCACGGTGGCAAGCGCGGCCCCCGACTGGAAACCGAACAGACTGATGGCGGCGGCGACGGCGAGTTCGAAGAAATTGCTGGCCCCGATCAGCGCCGATGGCCCGGCAACGCAATGCTGTTCGCCCGCCACCCGGTTGAGGACATAGGCAAGTCCGGCATTGAAATAGACCTGCACCAGGATCGGCACGGCCAGAAGGGCAATCACCATCGGCTGCGCGAGGATCTGTGTGCCCTGAAAGCCGAACAGCAGCACCAGCTTGGCGAGCAGGGCTAGAGTCTGTCAGGTTCTTATTGAACCAGACAGACTCTAGTGCCCTTTGTTTTCGTTTGTCTTTTCGGGAAAACCGGATTCCACTTTTCCCTGACAAACTCTAGAAGCGACAGCGGCTGCAGCCGGGCCAGAAGCCGCGTGAGACCAGCCGTGTTGCCGCTGACCACAAGGCTCCGCCGCAATAGCTGCGCGATGGCGACGGGGATCAGGATATAGAGCAGCACCGAAATCATCAGTGTCTGCCACGGCACCGTGATCGCTGAAAGTCCGAGCAGCAGCCCGACAATCGGCGCGAAGGCGAGGATCATGATCGCATCATTCAATGCCACCTGGCTGAGCATGAATAGCGGCTCGCCTTTCGTCAGGTTTGACCAGACGAAGACCATGGCCGTGCAGGGGGCGGCGGCAAGCAGGATCAACCCGGCAATATAGGACTCGATCTGTCCGGCAGGCAGCAACGGCCGAAACAGCCAGCCGATGAAGAACCAGCCCAGCAGCGCCATCGAGAAGGGTTTTACCGCCCAGTTGATGATCAGCGTCACACCAATGCCGCGCCAATAGTGGCTGACGTTGGACAGTGCGCCAAAATCGATCTTCAGCAGCATCGGGATGACCATCAGCCAGATCAGAACGGCGACCGGAATATTCACCCTGGCGACTTCCAGCCCGCCAATCACCTGGAAGGTTTCGGGTAGCGCATGGCCAAGGGCGATGCCGATGAGGATGCACAGAAACACCCAAAGCGTCAGGTGGCGTTCAAAGATGGACATTACGACACCGGTCTGCGCAGGAGGAAACGCCATCCATCGCGCCGATTCTGTGCTAGCGCCAGCCTGTCGATGGTCGCAAGCGGCAGCGCGACAAAGGCGCGGATCCGGTTGGTCAGAAACCGGGCGGCATCTGCAAAGGCACATTGCCTTTCAAGGTCGCTGCCTTCAGCCGCAGCGGGGTCCTGGATTCCCCAATGGGCGGTGGCGGGATGCCCAAGCCACACGGGACAGGCCTCGCCTGCGGCATTGTCGCAGACGGTAAAGATGAAATCCATCGTGGGCGCATCGAGGCCGGAAAACACATCCCGGCTCTTTGAGTGATAGCCCTCGCTCGCAAGGCCGAGGGCGCTCAATTCCCGGATCGCCATCGGATGCACGGCCCCTTTCGGCTGGCTTCCCGCCGAAAATCCACGGAACCGGCCTTCTCCGACATGGTTGAGAATGCCTTCGGCGAGAATGGAGCGGGCGGAATTGCCGGTACAGAGAAACAGGACATTGTAGATACGGTCGGTCACGATTGGCTCCGGGCTTGGCGTGATGGGAAGGATCAGGATCTGCTTGCGGTGTTGATCGGTGATGCTGCCGCGTCGCGGGTCAGCAACGGCTCTGCGGTTCTGTCTCCGTGGCACAGCATGGGGTGAGCGCGTGGAGCAGCGGTGCACACAGCGCTTCGTTGCCGCCACAGCAATCGGTCAGCAGGAAGGTCACGATCTCCCGGATCCTGTCGAGACTGGCCCGGTAGATGATCGACCGGCTCTGGCGCTGGCTGGTTACCAGGCCGGCGCGGGCGAGCGTCGACAGATGGGCCGACAGCGTGTTCTGCGGCACATCGAGCTGATCTGCCAGATCACCCGCCGCCAGTCCCCCGGGCTCATGACGTACCAGCAGCCGGAAGGTCTCAAGCCGGGTGGACTGGGCAAGCGCTGCAAGCGCGACGATGGCATCCATATTTTCCATATATCCAGAAATATAGAAATAATACGGCGGAGTCAAGCGG
This region includes:
- a CDS encoding GNAT family N-acetyltransferase, whose protein sequence is MPLVLARASLDDLSFIMATERLPGYATLVGRWDEDAHRMAFADPAYRYFRADVDDAPTGFVLVQGWAAASRVCLIKRVAVARPGHGIGPAMVSAVLDRIFADTDAYRVSIGCFPDNLRARKAYDRAGFVAEGISRGSAYFHGEHRDELVLAILRPEWQARAAFH
- a CDS encoding MerR family transcriptional regulator, with the translated sequence MDKSPDAFRTISEVADDLDLPQHVLRFWETRFPQIKPLKRGGGRRYYRPDDVDLLKGIRHLLYDHGYTIKGVQKLLKTNGNKFVAAIATGDLATVEALAAAGEESGAEPKVHVPDEDQIVGRAKAPITRRFFNFGGNDDDAPEISVGRGHVGKEDRALLQEALYDLLECKRLLDQVR
- a CDS encoding ubiquinol-cytochrome C chaperone family protein, which translates into the protein MIFERFRNRRHNQAIAIRQYEALTSASRLPLFFTDYGIPDTVMGRFEMVTVVMILFFRRTSTSPTSGQELAQAVIDLFFQDLDHAMRELGIGDVGVPKRMKKFAGMFYGRLESYARALEDRDAAALVAALRRNVHPGIEDAPDMTPLALYMLNAEAGLKQVTEDEIATGSLILPAPENRGDGQ
- a CDS encoding MFS transporter, coding for MSVGSVEGLEGQLRAARCNVYILTAAQAVLGSAGPISFAVGSLAGHQLLGLDKSLATAPLTGFNIGVAIGAVLIAAVSRLIGRKASFMLGGLALASGGALAAIALYRADFWMFAASLMLIGMSSGFTQKIRFAAADASPSFYKPRAISWILAGGIVSAIVGSQVAILAKNLLAPVLFAGSFVALVPLGLLAVVVLGFVRLPALARGEGKGRATGRPLRDIILTQRFITGMICGIGSYALMTFMMTGAPLAMVVGCGFSPDMATLGIQWHVLAMFAPSFFTGMLITRFGTERVVAAGLLILIGCAIVAHMGVALWNFWGALILLGLGWNFGFIGSTAIVASSYRPEEADKVQGFHDIILFGTVALASFASGKIFAAFGWAAIALAVWPVAIGCLALLSALMLKNRASA
- the nusB gene encoding transcription antitermination factor NusB encodes the protein MSNPEDTNGTDAAPVVKTANQRGAARLAAVQALYQMDIGGAGVLEVVAEYEAHRLGQEIDGETYLKADASWFRSIVSGVVRDQAKLDPMIRGALMDDWPLSRLDSTVRAILRAGCFELIERRDVPVPVIVTEYVEIAHAFFDDEEPKLVNAVLDRIAKQVRSVTRK
- the plsX gene encoding phosphate acyltransferase PlsX, producing MIRISLDVMGGDFGPDIVIPGAAIALDRHPDATFLLFGNKAVCEPLLDRFPKLKAKCTLHDCEVAIAMDEKPSQALRRGRYVSSMWRSIEAVKTGNADVAVSAGNTGALMAMAKFCLRTMANIERPAIAAIWPTAKGESVVLDVGASIGADSQQLIDFAIMGSAMARALLEIRRPTVGLLNVGVEEIKGQEEVREAGRVLREAQLETLDYTGYVEGDDLGKGTVDVVVTEGYSGNIALKTAEGTARQIASYLKAAMSRTLLSRMGYILAKGAFDMLRDKLDPRKVNGGVFLGLNGIVIKSHGGTDAEGFAAAIDVGYDMVRNGLTQKIENDLKIYHAKYPSRVGHGAAQEQGQ
- a CDS encoding outer membrane protein assembly factor BamE, whose amino-acid sequence is MSLVRRYFGTDKTWFGSVALAVALSASALAGCTSVGEVMNSGYVVDQQSLALVPEGSSREQVLLSLGSPSTTATFDNEVFYYISQKRERPVAFMKPKIVDQSVLAIYFDKDGVVKQRSNYTLKDGKVFDLINRITPTGGKDLTFLQQLLSGNTGAAAAKSAISGLSTK
- a CDS encoding sodium-translocating pyrophosphatase translates to MTILFGVIACGLLSVVYAIWATQSVLAADQGNARMQEIAGFIREGAQAYLTRQYRTIAVVGVIVFIAAWLLLSKEAAFGFLIGAVLSGVAGFIGMHVSVRANVRTAQASAKSLSAGLDIAFKSGAITGMLVAGLALLGVSIYYLILTKGLGHASGSREVTDALVALGFGASLISIFARLGGGIFTKGADVGGDLVGKVEAGIPEDDPRNPATIADNVGDNVGDCAGMAADLFETYAVSVVATMVLGSIFFAGTPVLDSIMLYPLAICGASIITSIIGTFFVKLGADNSIMGALYRGLLVTGGLSIIGLAGATSMTIGWGDVTTATVGEVVNGTSLFICGLIGLVVTALIVVITEYYTGTNKRPVNSIAQASVTGHGTNVIQGLAVSLESTALPALVIVAGIIFTYKFGGLFGTGIAVTAMLGLAGMIVALDAFGPVTDNAGGIAEMAHLPPDVRKVTDALDAVGNTTKAVTKGYAIGSAGLGALVLFAAYSKDLAYYASHGDQFPYFKDIGTVSFDLSNPYVVAGLIFGGMIPYLFGGIAMTAVGRAAGAIVEEVRRQFRDNAGIMEGTVKPDYGRAVDILTRAAIREMIVPSLLPVLAPLVVYFGVLLISGSKASAFAALGASLLGVIVNGLFVAISMTSGGGAWDNAKKSFEDGFVDKDGVRHMKGSDAHKASVTGDTVGDPYKDTAGPAVNPAIKITNIVALLLLAVLA
- a CDS encoding DUF177 domain-containing protein; amino-acid sequence: MKNRTIALTDNPFSYLVKVGHISANPVSVTLSADPRECEGLAALWKVEKVGSLVARLQISRWKKDGVRIRGEVEAEIVQACSVTLEPVPARISETIDQIFIPEGSKLARIATDNGEMFVDPDGPDLPELFVGDTIDAGTVVAEFAAMAIDPYPRKPGVDFSGHIEDDGSRDTKPSAFSALKDWKKD
- a CDS encoding beta-ketoacyl-ACP synthase III, coding for MIRAVVRGFGAALPKQVVTNRELESRVETSDEWIVQRTGIRQRYIAGEGETTASLGAEAARAALANAGMSVDDIDMIIVATSTPDNTFPATAVNIQNRLGMKHGFAFDMQAVCSGFVFAVATADTYIRGGMAKRVLVIGAETFSRILDWEDRTTCVLFGDGAGAIILEASEEAGTNADRGVLTSSLRSDGSHKDKLYVDGGPSTTGTVGHLRMEGREVFKHAVGMITDVIVAAFAATGTTADDLDWLVPHQANRRIIEGSAKKLNIPMEKVVVTVDLHGNTSAASIPLALATAASDGRIRQGDLVMLEAMGGGFTWGAVLLRW
- a CDS encoding integration host factor subunit alpha encodes the protein MAGKTVTRADLAESVFRKVGLSRTESAELVETVLDEICGAIVRGETVKLSSFATFQVRDKNERIGRNPKTGEEVPISPRRVMTFKASNVLKQRILKAHAIRKSKQKPQNPAA
- a CDS encoding arsenate reductase ArsC, encoding MVTDRIYNVLFLCTGNSARSILAEGILNHVGEGRFRGFSAGSQPKGAVHPMAIRELSALGLASEGYHSKSRDVFSGLDAPTMDFIFTVCDNAAGEACPVWLGHPATAHWGIQDPAAAEGSDLERQCAFADAARFLTNRIRAFVALPLATIDRLALAQNRRDGWRFLLRRPVS